One window of Treponema denticola genomic DNA carries:
- a CDS encoding YbaK/EbsC family protein encodes MGLKEARDHLSFFSLEDRIIEFDTSSATVDLAAEAVGCRPEFIVKTLAFMVKEEPILILLAGSARIDNAKFRKTFHCKTKMMNEEQLFNFIGHPAGGVCPFGLKTQVPVYIDESIRSLDWVYPAAGTENTAVRMNVQELEKASQAVTWVSVSK; translated from the coding sequence ATGGGATTAAAAGAAGCTCGCGACCATTTAAGCTTTTTTTCACTGGAAGACAGGATTATAGAATTCGATACCTCAAGCGCAACCGTAGATCTTGCGGCAGAGGCGGTAGGCTGTAGGCCCGAATTCATCGTAAAAACCCTAGCTTTTATGGTAAAAGAAGAACCTATACTAATCCTTCTTGCAGGCTCGGCCCGCATAGACAATGCAAAATTCAGAAAGACCTTTCACTGCAAAACAAAGATGATGAATGAAGAACAGCTTTTCAATTTTATCGGCCATCCTGCAGGCGGGGTCTGTCCTTTCGGCCTAAAAACTCAAGTTCCTGTTTATATAGACGAATCCATAAGGTCATTGGATTGGGTCTATCCTGCAGCTGGAACCGAAAACACGGCTGTCCGCATGAATGTTCAAGAACTTGAAAAAGCCTCACAAGCCGTAACATGGGTAAGCGTGAGCAAATAA
- a CDS encoding TlpA disulfide reductase family protein — MKKFYKIFIAAVVFLLVTSAAFAGGSKEAGIKELTKKEKEAGWRYFKAIGFKLHRPAFFDTYKDNVNADSSVGEEDKKTDEVVYKVYLYEFSSDELNEKYDAIVSNKQLSRDQKIEKIRKEVDPYLKPIYKLVVLRTPLIGTKTLAELTGLPNNEVIRTTKEFTQVLAIADFNAEGLSEKAAEIYKDMISQVKPIIPTIQCTDPISAEAAMMKNVKGLTFDTIDLEGNKITSDILAKYDVTMINIWATWCPPCRAELPEIGKLYEAFKDKGCNIIGITGDVSPDAQDALPTAKELISKAGCKYTVVQYNDTLKPILDNLAAWPTTIFVDKKGNIIASSVNDIIIGSRDLAEFTEAMEKALKAVGK, encoded by the coding sequence ATGAAGAAATTTTACAAAATCTTTATAGCAGCCGTTGTATTTTTGCTTGTTACATCGGCAGCTTTCGCAGGCGGTTCCAAAGAGGCCGGAATTAAGGAACTGACAAAGAAAGAAAAAGAAGCCGGATGGCGTTACTTTAAAGCCATCGGATTTAAGCTGCACCGTCCCGCATTCTTTGATACCTACAAGGACAATGTCAATGCAGACAGCAGTGTCGGGGAAGAAGACAAGAAAACCGATGAGGTCGTATACAAAGTTTATTTGTATGAATTTTCTTCCGATGAATTAAATGAAAAATATGATGCAATTGTAAGCAACAAGCAGTTAAGCAGAGACCAAAAAATTGAAAAGATACGCAAAGAAGTGGATCCCTATCTTAAACCGATTTATAAACTCGTTGTTTTACGTACACCCCTGATAGGTACAAAAACACTTGCCGAACTTACAGGCCTTCCAAATAATGAAGTCATCAGAACGACAAAAGAGTTCACACAAGTTTTAGCTATCGCCGATTTTAATGCCGAAGGCCTAAGTGAAAAGGCTGCTGAAATTTATAAAGATATGATTTCGCAAGTCAAGCCCATCATCCCGACAATTCAGTGTACCGATCCTATTTCTGCTGAAGCTGCAATGATGAAAAACGTAAAAGGCCTAACCTTTGACACTATTGACCTTGAAGGCAACAAAATAACAAGTGATATCCTCGCAAAATACGATGTTACGATGATAAATATCTGGGCAACATGGTGTCCCCCATGCAGAGCCGAATTACCTGAAATTGGCAAACTCTATGAAGCCTTTAAGGACAAGGGTTGTAACATAATAGGTATTACCGGTGATGTAAGCCCTGATGCACAAGATGCCCTTCCCACAGCCAAAGAATTAATTTCCAAAGCCGGCTGTAAGTACACTGTAGTTCAATACAATGACACATTAAAGCCTATATTGGATAATCTTGCGGCTTGGCCTACAACTATATTTGTAGACAAAAAAGGAAATATTATAGCATCTTCCGTTAATGATATCATCATTGGAAGCCGCGATCTTGCAGAATTTACCGAAGCTATGGAAAAAGCTTTAAAAGCTGTAGGAAAATAA
- a CDS encoding CD1871A family CXXC motif-containing protein, which translates to MKKKIAAILVIILALSFTLIGIYRGETAVVLKKAVNICMECIGIG; encoded by the coding sequence ATGAAAAAGAAAATAGCGGCAATACTTGTTATTATTTTAGCATTAAGCTTTACCCTTATAGGAATATACCGCGGGGAAACCGCTGTAGTCCTCAAAAAAGCTGTAAATATATGTATGGAGTGTATAGGAATTGGCTAA
- a CDS encoding 4Fe-4S binding protein, which produces MAKQNKQKTLNKKRHAIQALGMLAVNGNLIGFLKGQIYKGPMKKVCMPVLNCYSCPGALFGCPIGSIQATIGSRKFDFAFYVVGLLSLFAIAAGRLFCGYICPFGFFQDLLDKIPLKKIKVPQKVNKVLKYLKYFILVFFVFVLPFALQDKYGLSDPYFCKYICPSGILFGAIPLISMNQALTNSLGALFGLKFTVLAIISMLSMIFYRPFCRYLCPLGAFLGMFNPISLYRLKINGKCIKCRKCERTCKLDIPTYKTPNSPECIRCGECIKACPVKAIEHSFLFTENNQTQAKAEK; this is translated from the coding sequence TTGGCTAAACAAAATAAACAAAAAACACTGAATAAAAAACGCCATGCAATTCAAGCATTAGGAATGTTGGCAGTAAACGGAAATCTTATAGGCTTTTTAAAGGGGCAAATTTATAAGGGCCCTATGAAAAAAGTCTGTATGCCCGTTTTAAACTGTTATTCATGCCCGGGTGCTTTGTTCGGATGCCCTATCGGTTCAATACAGGCAACCATTGGAAGCAGAAAATTTGACTTTGCTTTTTATGTGGTAGGCCTATTGTCGCTATTTGCAATAGCCGCAGGAAGACTTTTTTGCGGCTATATTTGCCCTTTCGGATTTTTCCAAGACCTATTGGATAAGATTCCCTTAAAAAAAATTAAGGTTCCGCAAAAAGTAAACAAAGTTTTAAAGTATCTAAAATACTTTATCCTTGTCTTTTTTGTCTTTGTTCTTCCCTTTGCCTTGCAGGATAAATACGGACTGAGCGATCCTTATTTTTGTAAATATATTTGCCCGTCAGGCATCCTATTCGGAGCAATTCCGCTTATCTCGATGAATCAAGCTCTCACCAACTCTTTAGGAGCCTTATTCGGCCTAAAATTTACGGTTTTAGCAATCATTTCAATGCTTTCAATGATTTTTTACAGACCCTTTTGCCGCTATTTATGCCCCCTCGGAGCATTTTTAGGAATGTTCAACCCTATAAGTCTATACCGCTTAAAAATAAACGGCAAGTGCATAAAATGCCGAAAATGCGAAAGAACCTGTAAGCTGGATATTCCGACATATAAGACCCCCAACAGCCCTGAATGTATAAGATGCGGAGAATGTATCAAGGCCTGTCCCGTAAAAGCTATTGAGCACAGCTTTCTTTTTACGGAAAACAATCAAACCCAAGCTAAAGCCGAAAAATAA
- a CDS encoding TlpA family protein disulfide reductase, producing the protein MKKLHFYVLTAIFAGILFASCTKTETQGNAEAEKPLTAKEVAAAPESKILSASENRLTFSTKDLDGNMVTSEIFENYDATLVNIWGTFCGPCKTELPHLEAAYKAYADKKVNVIGLTADLPEGDAETLALAKEIWKDAGCTFKALVTVDSFLPIYEQVAGFPTSFMVDKKGQLIPGTIHLGGLDKAGFEKLFDKALKAVASK; encoded by the coding sequence ATGAAGAAGTTACATTTTTATGTACTAACCGCAATCTTTGCGGGTATTTTATTTGCTTCATGCACAAAAACCGAAACACAGGGTAATGCAGAAGCAGAAAAACCTTTAACTGCAAAAGAAGTTGCAGCAGCACCAGAATCAAAAATTTTAAGCGCTAGTGAAAATCGTCTTACATTTTCAACAAAGGATCTTGACGGAAATATGGTTACCAGCGAAATTTTTGAAAACTACGATGCTACATTGGTAAATATTTGGGGAACATTTTGCGGCCCTTGCAAAACCGAATTACCTCATTTGGAAGCCGCTTATAAAGCTTATGCCGATAAAAAAGTAAACGTTATTGGCCTTACAGCCGACCTTCCTGAAGGCGATGCCGAAACTCTGGCATTAGCCAAAGAAATATGGAAAGATGCGGGATGCACCTTTAAAGCACTTGTAACGGTTGACAGCTTTCTGCCCATATACGAACAGGTTGCAGGTTTTCCTACAAGCTTTATGGTAGACAAAAAGGGTCAACTTATCCCCGGAACCATTCACCTTGGAGGTTTAGATAAGGCAGGTTTTGAAAAACTTTTTGATAAAGCCCTAAAAGCCGTAGCCTCAAAGTAA
- the cbiE gene encoding precorrin-6y C5,15-methyltransferase (decarboxylating) subunit CbiE has translation MPLTVAGAGPGNIELLTQEAICAIKDADMVAGFERIASDVKPIRNDVKTLKGISEILDLPIETKKVLVLASGDPCFFGITEFIKNKNIKIKKVITGISSMQYFMSKLQKQWQALPFFSFHGRETDFTEMHSKDSFFILTDKTNNPDTISARLKEEGFKGRLFVGYNLSYPDESIEEYTIGDKIIVKSFLNTVLVQNEKY, from the coding sequence ATGCCTTTAACGGTCGCCGGGGCAGGGCCCGGAAATATAGAACTTTTAACCCAAGAGGCTATATGTGCAATCAAAGATGCGGATATGGTTGCAGGCTTTGAGCGTATAGCTTCCGATGTCAAACCGATAAGGAATGACGTAAAAACTCTAAAGGGAATCTCCGAAATTCTTGATCTCCCTATAGAGACAAAAAAAGTTTTAGTCCTTGCTTCAGGCGACCCCTGTTTTTTTGGAATTACGGAATTCATCAAAAATAAAAATATAAAAATAAAAAAAGTAATAACCGGCATATCTTCAATGCAGTATTTTATGAGTAAACTTCAAAAACAGTGGCAAGCCCTGCCCTTCTTTTCCTTTCACGGAAGAGAAACAGACTTTACGGAAATGCACAGTAAGGATAGCTTTTTTATTCTTACCGATAAAACAAACAATCCCGACACAATTTCGGCAAGATTAAAAGAAGAAGGTTTTAAAGGAAGACTCTTTGTAGGCTATAACCTTTCATATCCCGATGAATCGATTGAAGAATATACCATAGGCGATAAAATTATAGTAAAATCTTTTTTAAATACGGTATTGGTTCAAAATGAAAAATATTAA
- the cbiT gene encoding precorrin-6Y C5,15-methyltransferase (decarboxylating) subunit CbiT encodes MKNIKDSEFIRGEVPMTKFNIRSLSIAYLQIEKGDKFLDIGGGTGSVSIEAALQGAEVSTVEFDKTAYALIKENAKKIGVKINLILGKAPEALLSAEYKDLQFDKCFIGGSGGELKNIFNYLEGHLKKGGIICANFILIKNLNEFLELLPKYGYTEIEADLVQTASMGRAGLFKGENPVYIVRACKS; translated from the coding sequence ATGAAAAATATTAAAGATTCCGAATTTATCAGAGGCGAAGTGCCGATGACCAAGTTCAACATACGAAGCCTGTCTATCGCTTATCTTCAAATAGAAAAAGGAGATAAGTTTTTAGATATCGGCGGAGGCACGGGTTCCGTTTCGATTGAGGCAGCCTTACAGGGAGCAGAAGTTTCAACAGTTGAATTTGATAAAACGGCTTATGCACTCATAAAAGAAAACGCAAAAAAAATCGGAGTTAAAATAAATCTGATTTTAGGGAAAGCCCCCGAAGCTCTTTTATCGGCCGAATATAAAGACTTACAATTCGATAAGTGTTTTATAGGCGGAAGCGGCGGTGAGTTAAAAAATATTTTTAACTATCTGGAAGGCCATTTAAAAAAAGGCGGAATAATTTGTGCTAATTTTATTCTTATAAAAAATTTAAACGAATTTTTAGAACTCCTCCCAAAATACGGATACACCGAGATTGAGGCCGATCTTGTTCAAACCGCCTCAATGGGAAGGGCAGGCCTTTTTAAGGGAGAAAATCCTGTCTATATTGTAAGGGCTTGCAAAAGCTAA